The following are encoded together in the Ezakiella massiliensis genome:
- the pepV gene encoding dipeptidase PepV: protein MDFLKWIDEHKEEMIEDLGKLIAINSVEGEPTADAPFGEGPKEALEAFLKIGKRDGFRINNLQNYAGDIEFGEGDETVGILAHVDVVPAGGNWDTDPFEMINDGEYLQGRGTQDDKGPAIAAYYAMRALKETDEKLIRKIRLILGTNEETGWGGMNYYVKNKAMPDFGFTPDAEFPVIFGEKGIITGTLKLKYNFKDTMVKAVKGGNAPNMVPDFCTIVMDESKVTNEVKSIGTLPDFKVEEKDGEIHITAKGISAHGSKPELGVNAISKLMEQLAKLMPVEDSFRAFAEFYNEVMGFHMHGEGLGIDYEDELSGKLNFNVGMISNTDKEIDIVLNMRHPLKGVTKEEIMDKINKGTKEYKGEFTRTGGEDPLFIDPDGKLVSILMDAYQKQTGDTESKPMTIGGGTYAKAMKNCVAYGAMFLDDEDRMHQKNERIKIDRLMDAAKIYAIALKNLASEEKVLDK, encoded by the coding sequence GAGGGACCTAAAGAAGCCTTAGAAGCTTTTTTGAAAATTGGTAAAAGAGATGGATTTAGAATCAACAACCTACAAAACTACGCTGGAGATATAGAATTTGGTGAAGGCGATGAAACAGTCGGTATATTAGCTCACGTCGATGTTGTACCTGCTGGGGGCAACTGGGATACTGATCCATTTGAAATGATCAATGATGGTGAATATCTACAAGGTCGCGGAACTCAAGACGATAAGGGACCAGCAATTGCTGCTTATTACGCAATGCGTGCTCTAAAAGAAACAGATGAAAAATTAATCAGAAAAATTAGATTGATTTTGGGAACCAACGAAGAAACTGGTTGGGGCGGCATGAATTATTATGTAAAGAATAAGGCTATGCCTGATTTTGGCTTTACTCCAGATGCTGAATTCCCGGTTATCTTTGGAGAAAAAGGAATCATTACTGGTACTTTAAAATTAAAATATAATTTCAAAGACACAATGGTTAAAGCAGTTAAGGGTGGAAATGCTCCTAATATGGTTCCAGATTTCTGCACAATTGTAATGGACGAATCCAAAGTTACTAATGAAGTAAAATCAATTGGAACTTTGCCTGACTTTAAAGTTGAAGAAAAGGATGGAGAGATCCATATCACTGCAAAGGGTATTAGTGCACACGGCTCAAAACCAGAACTTGGTGTAAACGCAATTTCAAAACTTATGGAACAACTTGCAAAATTAATGCCAGTTGAAGATTCTTTCAGAGCATTTGCAGAATTTTACAATGAAGTCATGGGCTTCCATATGCATGGGGAAGGACTTGGCATTGATTATGAAGACGAGCTAAGTGGCAAGTTAAACTTCAATGTTGGAATGATTTCAAACACAGACAAGGAAATTGACATTGTATTAAATATGCGCCATCCTCTTAAAGGTGTTACAAAAGAAGAAATTATGGACAAGATCAATAAGGGAACTAAAGAATACAAGGGTGAATTCACAAGAACCGGTGGAGAAGATCCACTCTTTATTGATCCAGATGGAAAGCTTGTTTCAATATTGATGGATGCTTATCAAAAACAAACAGGCGATACAGAATCAAAACCAATGACAATTGGTGGCGGAACTTATGCAAAAGCTATGAAAAACTGCGTAGCTTATGGAGCTATGTTCTTGGATGATGAAGACAGAATGCACCAAAAAAATGAAAGAATTAAAATTGATCGCTTAATGGACGCTGCAAAGATTTATGCAATTGCATTAAAAAATTTAGCATCTGAAGAAAAAGTGCTTGACAAATAA